In one Trichlorobacter lovleyi SZ genomic region, the following are encoded:
- a CDS encoding valine--tRNA ligase, translating into MSNKELAKGYEPHEVEKKWYGEWAEKGYFHADEASPRRPYSIVIPPPNVTGALHMGHALNNTLQDILCRWKRMTGHSVLWMPGTDHAGIATQNVVERQLAAEGKDRHDLGREAFIERVWQWKAESGGQIIGQLKRLGASCDWERERFTMDAGLSKAVRTVFVKLYEDGLIYRDNRLINWCPRCHTALSDIEVEHEEKKGHLWHIRYPVVGQPGRFLTVATTRPETMLGDTAVAVHPEDERYADLHGAKVLLPLVNREIPVVADEYVDREFGTGVVKITPAHDFNDFEVGARHGLDKINVFDESGIINAAGHQYEGLDRFKARTRIVEDLEVAGLLEKIDDHGLSVGGCYRCKTVVEPYLSLQWYVKVGPLAERALQAVKDGRTRILPKQWENTYYDWMENIRDWCISRQIWWGHRIPAWFCDHCGKITVSMEDPTSCSQCGSDELRQETDVLDTWFSSALWPFSTMGWPDQTAELKRFYPTATLVTGFDILFFWVARMMMMGLHFMDEVPFKDVYIHALVRDAHGQKMSKSKGNVIDPLTVIDQYGTDAFRFTLAAFAAQGRDIKLAEERISGYRNFCNKVWNAARFTMMNLEGFEPDQLVFEDLRLTESDEWILHRLNETARATNQALDEYRFNEAAMTLYQFTWSEFCDWYLELSKQELYGDDPLRRRTTQYVLWSVLEHLLRLLHPIMPFITEEIWQTLPKGDRCNLRGSGGDWPPSIMLAPYPQPREDWQFEDAAGRMEQVMEVISAIRTIRGEMEVPPSREITVILSTGSQQAEDLARLFESKIRSMARVADLTIGRNLEKPEDASVQPAGRFQVFVPLKGLVDVAEEEKRLLKEIAKLDKEIEQFSKKLENPSFVDRAPADIVAKEKAKLADVTAKKAVLEESLEKIRNLK; encoded by the coding sequence ATGTCCAACAAGGAACTGGCCAAGGGGTACGAACCCCATGAGGTAGAGAAAAAATGGTACGGCGAGTGGGCTGAAAAGGGCTATTTTCATGCTGATGAAGCCTCTCCCCGCAGACCTTACAGTATTGTCATCCCACCGCCCAACGTCACCGGTGCCCTGCATATGGGGCATGCCCTCAACAATACCCTGCAGGATATCCTCTGTCGCTGGAAGCGGATGACCGGTCACAGCGTGCTCTGGATGCCCGGTACCGACCATGCCGGTATCGCCACCCAGAACGTGGTGGAGCGGCAACTGGCTGCAGAAGGCAAGGATCGTCATGATCTGGGGCGCGAGGCGTTTATCGAGCGGGTCTGGCAATGGAAGGCCGAGTCGGGTGGCCAGATCATTGGACAACTGAAGCGGCTGGGTGCCTCCTGTGACTGGGAACGGGAACGCTTTACCATGGATGCCGGTCTGTCCAAGGCGGTGCGCACGGTCTTTGTCAAACTGTACGAGGACGGGTTGATCTACCGCGATAACCGCCTGATCAACTGGTGTCCCCGCTGCCATACCGCCCTTTCCGATATCGAGGTGGAGCATGAAGAGAAAAAGGGGCACCTCTGGCATATCCGCTATCCGGTGGTGGGGCAGCCGGGCCGCTTCCTGACCGTGGCCACCACCCGGCCCGAGACCATGCTGGGGGATACCGCCGTGGCGGTGCATCCGGAAGATGAACGCTACGCCGATCTGCATGGCGCCAAGGTGCTGCTGCCGCTGGTGAACCGTGAGATTCCGGTGGTTGCGGATGAGTATGTGGACCGCGAGTTCGGCACCGGTGTGGTCAAGATCACCCCGGCCCATGATTTCAACGACTTTGAGGTGGGGGCACGCCACGGTCTGGACAAGATCAATGTCTTTGATGAGTCGGGCATTATCAATGCTGCCGGACATCAGTACGAAGGATTGGATCGTTTCAAGGCCCGCACCAGGATTGTGGAGGACCTTGAGGTTGCAGGGCTGCTGGAGAAGATCGACGATCACGGTCTGTCGGTGGGGGGCTGCTACCGTTGCAAGACCGTGGTGGAGCCGTACCTCTCCCTGCAGTGGTACGTCAAGGTTGGCCCGCTGGCCGAGCGTGCGCTGCAGGCGGTCAAGGATGGTCGTACCCGCATCCTGCCCAAACAGTGGGAAAACACCTATTACGACTGGATGGAGAACATTCGGGACTGGTGTATCTCGCGTCAGATCTGGTGGGGACACCGTATCCCGGCCTGGTTCTGCGATCATTGTGGCAAGATAACCGTTTCCATGGAAGACCCGACCAGTTGCAGCCAGTGTGGCAGTGACGAACTCCGCCAGGAAACCGACGTGCTGGACACCTGGTTCTCTTCGGCACTCTGGCCGTTCTCCACCATGGGCTGGCCTGATCAGACCGCTGAGCTGAAAAGGTTTTATCCCACCGCAACCCTGGTGACCGGCTTTGACATCCTCTTCTTCTGGGTAGCCCGCATGATGATGATGGGACTGCACTTCATGGATGAGGTGCCGTTCAAGGATGTCTATATCCATGCCCTAGTACGGGATGCCCACGGCCAGAAGATGTCCAAGTCAAAGGGGAATGTGATTGATCCGCTGACGGTGATCGACCAGTACGGTACCGATGCCTTCCGTTTTACGCTGGCTGCTTTTGCCGCCCAGGGTCGGGATATCAAGCTGGCTGAAGAGCGGATCTCCGGTTACCGCAATTTCTGCAACAAGGTCTGGAATGCGGCCCGCTTTACCATGATGAATCTGGAAGGTTTTGAGCCGGATCAACTGGTTTTTGAAGACCTGCGGTTGACCGAGTCCGATGAATGGATCCTGCACCGTCTGAATGAAACCGCCCGTGCAACCAACCAGGCTCTTGACGAGTACCGTTTTAACGAGGCAGCCATGACGCTGTACCAGTTTACCTGGAGCGAGTTCTGCGACTGGTACCTGGAGCTGTCCAAGCAGGAGCTGTACGGTGATGATCCGCTGCGCCGCCGCACTACCCAGTATGTGCTCTGGAGCGTGCTGGAACACCTGCTGCGTCTGCTGCATCCGATCATGCCGTTTATTACTGAGGAGATCTGGCAGACCCTGCCCAAGGGCGACCGCTGCAATCTGCGTGGATCAGGCGGCGACTGGCCTCCATCCATCATGTTGGCCCCTTATCCGCAACCCCGTGAAGACTGGCAGTTTGAAGACGCAGCCGGCCGGATGGAGCAGGTGATGGAGGTCATCTCGGCGATCCGTACCATTCGTGGTGAGATGGAAGTCCCTCCATCCCGTGAAATTACGGTTATCCTTTCAACAGGTTCCCAGCAGGCCGAGGATCTGGCGCGACTGTTTGAATCAAAGATCAGGAGCATGGCCCGGGTGGCCGATCTGACCATCGGGCGTAACCTGGAAAAGCCGGAAGATGCCTCTGTGCAGCCGGCCGGCAGGTTTCAGGTCTTTGTCCCGCTGAAGGGGCTGGTGGATGTGGCTGAAGAGGAGAAGCGGCTCCTGAAGGAGATCGCCAAGCTGGATAAAGAGATCGAGCAGTTCTCGAAAAAACTGGAGAATCCCAGCTTTGTTGACCGGGCTCCGGCTGACATTGTTGCCAAGGAAAAGGCCAAGCTGGCAGACGTTACTGCAAAGAAGGCGGTACTGGAAGAAAGCCTGGAGAAGATCAGAAATCTGAAGTAG